In Aliarcobacter faecis, a genomic segment contains:
- a CDS encoding class I SAM-dependent DNA methyltransferase, with amino-acid sequence MTNLDLYAKIEPYLDLEEATYSLHKEFMRFIMENSLDNILDIGCGRGYFLENLRINGLKYLGIDNSLTQIEVCKEKELNVTKQSLKELVIEKNSFDCVVAIFDVVNFVDKKSLEDFFKNIYSVLNKDGYFLFDINTLFAFTNIAEGCININLEDRFIAINSDFAKSKLITNFFLFERDEDKYIKNSGQIIQEYYKNSYLERVLKEIGFSIVEKRELFLYTDKEADKIMFICKKR; translated from the coding sequence ATGACAAATTTAGATTTATATGCAAAAATAGAACCATATTTGGATTTAGAAGAGGCAACTTACTCTCTTCATAAAGAGTTTATGAGGTTTATTATGGAAAACTCTTTAGATAATATTTTAGATATTGGTTGTGGAAGAGGGTATTTTTTAGAGAATTTACGAATAAATGGTCTGAAATATTTAGGTATTGATAATAGTTTAACTCAAATAGAAGTTTGCAAAGAAAAAGAGTTAAATGTAACAAAACAGAGTTTAAAAGAGCTAGTAATTGAGAAAAATAGCTTTGATTGTGTAGTTGCTATTTTTGATGTTGTAAATTTTGTAGATAAAAAATCTTTAGAAGATTTTTTTAAAAATATTTACTCTGTTTTAAATAAAGATGGCTACTTCTTATTTGATATAAATACTCTTTTTGCTTTTACAAATATTGCTGAAGGTTGTATAAATATTAATTTAGAAGATAGATTTATAGCAATAAATTCAGATTTTGCAAAATCTAAACTTATTACAAATTTCTTTTTATTTGAGAGAGATGAAGATAAATATATAAAAAATAGTGGACAAATAATTCAAGAGTATTATAAAAATAGTTACTTAGAAAGAGTACTAAAAGAGATCGGTTTTTCAATAGTTGAAAAAAGAGAACTTTTTTTATATACAGATAAAGAAGCTGATAAAATTATGTTTATTTGTAAGAAGAGATAA
- the hisG gene encoding ATP phosphoribosyltransferase, whose translation MLTIALPKGRIADETLDRFEKAFGEKFVFEDRKLILQKSGFKFLNVRNQDVPTYVMHGAADLGVVGLDVLEEKEYDLIKLLDLKLGRCKVAFGLRAGEKLNLDKSKITIATKHEKIAKKYFEQKAMAVEIIKLYGSIELAPLVGLCDCIVDIVETGETMKQNGLEVGPTIMESSAHLIANKNSFYAKKEAIFDLKDKIEKYL comes from the coding sequence ATGCTAACAATTGCATTGCCTAAAGGAAGAATTGCAGATGAGACTCTTGATAGATTTGAGAAAGCTTTTGGAGAGAAATTTGTTTTTGAAGATAGAAAACTTATTCTACAAAAAAGTGGTTTTAAATTTTTAAATGTAAGAAATCAAGATGTCCCAACTTATGTTATGCATGGAGCTGCTGATTTAGGTGTTGTTGGACTAGATGTTTTAGAAGAAAAAGAGTATGACTTAATTAAACTTTTGGATCTGAAATTAGGAAGATGTAAAGTTGCTTTTGGCTTAAGAGCTGGTGAAAAACTAAATTTAGATAAAAGTAAAATTACTATTGCTACAAAACATGAAAAAATAGCAAAAAAATATTTTGAACAAAAAGCTATGGCTGTTGAGATTATAAAACTTTATGGCTCTATTGAATTAGCTCCACTTGTAGGTCTTTGTGATTGTATAGTTGATATCGTTGAAACAGGAGAAACTATGAAGCAAAATGGTCTTGAAGTAGGTCCTACAATCATGGAGAGCTCAGCACATTTAATAGCGAATAAAAACTCTTTTTATGCAAAAAAAGAGGCAATTTTTGATTTAAAAGATAAAATAGAAAAATACTTATAA
- a CDS encoding type III pantothenate kinase, which produces MILCDIGNTTFHFLIDGKHKKYFLDEKIPKFKDDIFYISVNEKATKKLLKVNKKAKDLSSFIKFDTDYLGMGLDRKVACTFCENSIIVDAGSAITVDIIENSTHKGGFILLGVHSFFKSYEKISKKLKVEKTDFEKNINLDKIPLQTKDAILYALMKSIILPIKEVSFNKNIIFTGGDGEFLCQFFENSQYKKDLIFENMKRIIDANNCIA; this is translated from the coding sequence TTGATTTTATGTGATATTGGAAATACAACTTTCCATTTTTTAATTGATGGAAAGCATAAAAAATATTTTTTAGATGAAAAAATACCAAAATTTAAAGATGATATTTTTTATATAAGTGTAAATGAAAAAGCGACAAAAAAGCTTTTAAAGGTAAATAAAAAAGCAAAAGATTTAAGCTCTTTTATCAAATTTGATACCGATTATTTGGGAATGGGGCTTGATAGAAAAGTAGCTTGTACTTTCTGTGAAAACTCTATAATAGTTGATGCAGGAAGTGCTATAACAGTTGATATCATAGAAAATTCTACTCACAAAGGTGGATTTATACTCCTTGGAGTACATAGTTTTTTTAAAAGTTATGAGAAAATATCAAAAAAATTAAAAGTAGAAAAAACAGATTTTGAAAAAAATATTAATTTAGATAAAATACCGCTTCAAACAAAAGATGCTATTTTATATGCTTTGATGAAATCTATCATTTTGCCTATCAAAGAAGTAAGTTTTAATAAAAATATAATTTTTACTGGTGGAGATGGAGAGTTTTTATGCCAGTTTTTTGAAAATAGCCAATATAAAAAAGATTTAATATTTGAAAATATGAAAAGGATAATAGATGCTAACAATTGCATTGCCTAA
- a CDS encoding threonine/serine exporter family protein, producing MENISHKEQSTITRGIIKAAVLMSEYGAESILIEQTAQRLGKVLGASSVELSLIPSAIVLTTLYHGQSVTTTRRVHHKPINMSIVCEIQNIVLKMEKKENEVNYDINYLYNILKQIEPNYYNRWLVVFMVGLACSSFSYLQGGDLISLITTFVASSIAMFVRQELSRKRFVMIIVFGITAFVATIIAGFSKIYGITSTPNIAMAASVLLLAPGFAFVNSFLDSFKGYMMMGWGRWMEGIILTLATSVGIILAIAILGLKA from the coding sequence ATGGAAAACATTTCTCATAAAGAACAATCAACAATCACAAGAGGTATTATAAAAGCGGCTGTTTTAATGAGTGAATATGGAGCAGAGAGTATTTTAATAGAACAAACTGCACAAAGATTAGGAAAAGTTCTCGGAGCTTCAAGTGTTGAACTATCTTTAATTCCATCTGCAATTGTTCTTACAACTCTATATCACGGGCAAAGTGTTACAACAACAAGAAGAGTTCATCATAAACCAATAAATATGAGTATAGTTTGTGAAATTCAAAATATTGTTTTAAAAATGGAGAAAAAAGAGAATGAAGTAAACTATGACATAAATTATTTATACAATATTTTAAAACAAATCGAGCCAAACTACTATAATCGTTGGTTAGTTGTTTTTATGGTAGGTCTTGCTTGTTCCTCTTTTTCTTATTTACAAGGTGGAGATTTAATATCTCTAATAACAACATTTGTAGCCTCAAGTATTGCAATGTTTGTAAGACAAGAGTTATCAAGAAAAAGATTTGTAATGATTATCGTCTTTGGAATAACTGCTTTTGTAGCTACAATTATTGCAGGTTTTTCAAAAATATATGGAATTACCTCAACTCCAAATATTGCAATGGCAGCTAGTGTTTTACTTCTAGCTCCTGGATTTGCTTTTGTGAACTCTTTTTTAGACTCATTTAAAGGTTATATGATGATGGGTTGGGGGCGATGGATGGAGGGTATAATTCTTACTCTTGCAACATCTGTTGGAATAATATTAGCAATAGCAATTTTAGGATTGAAGGCTTAA
- a CDS encoding threonine/serine exporter family protein, giving the protein MELLLKLIIEAIFASFASLGFAMVFNVPKHTLKYCALGGAITYDLRTIFLALDFGIEISTFLATAIIGIIALYWSRKYKIPRPVYTVASIIPVLPGTYAFSAMITLIDINRFGANAELIELFIHNGLKAIAVLFAITFGLVLPSLYFLRLNRPVI; this is encoded by the coding sequence ATGGAACTACTTTTAAAATTAATTATTGAAGCAATTTTTGCTTCTTTCGCCTCTTTAGGCTTTGCAATGGTTTTTAATGTTCCAAAACATACTTTAAAATATTGTGCTTTAGGTGGAGCAATAACTTATGATTTAAGAACAATATTTTTAGCTCTTGATTTTGGAATAGAAATTTCAACATTTTTAGCAACAGCAATTATTGGAATAATTGCTCTATATTGGTCAAGAAAATATAAAATCCCAAGACCAGTTTATACAGTTGCTTCTATTATTCCTGTATTACCTGGAACTTATGCTTTTAGTGCAATGATAACATTAATAGATATAAATAGATTTGGGGCAAATGCCGAATTAATAGAACTCTTTATTCACAATGGCTTAAAAGCTATAGCAGTTTTATTTGCTATTACTTTTGGTTTAGTTTTACCATCTCTATACTTCTTAAGATTAAATCGACCAGTTATTTAA
- a CDS encoding menaquinone biosynthesis decarboxylase, translating into MKKAIEILKKHNLLRIINDELDINLEIPHVAYVEVKKIDSKAILFTNVVDKKNGKKFLEPVLMNVFCNEEAVRLFIGDADKIGAEIESLLKMKPPVTFSEKLSTLGKLFSLKNTIPKKLKTKGECQEVIKLGSDAKLSDLPIITTWEQDGGPFITMGQVYTQSLNGELKNLGMYRLQVYSDNTLGMHWQIHKDSNHFFHEYKKAGKKMPVSIGIGGDPMYIWCGQAPLPIGIFELMLYGFVKNSPARLVKSITNDIYIPEDNDYVIEGFVDPSKLKVEGPFGDHTGYYTLEEEFPFMEVSAITRKKEPVFLATVVGKPPLEDKYMGYATERIFLPLLRTTAPSLIDYYMPENGVFHNLILAKIDTFYPGHASQMMHAFWGVGQMSFVKHAIFVDIDAPELTNHDEITKYILNRVNIDDILVSKGAIDHLDHTAPKFAVGGKLGIDCTQGEIAESGITILEDIELLEKMQNISKEVKALKQYYKDTKNPICVISVEKTRSQKYLFEELKSLFSHIKILVIVDEKANDLENPYMLIWRVTNNIDSNRDLYIDGNTLCLDATNKNSFDNFQRRWPDDVDCTKSVIDSLRERKIIDIDDEFIKKYQLY; encoded by the coding sequence ATGAAAAAAGCCATAGAGATCTTAAAAAAACACAATCTTTTAAGAATTATTAATGATGAACTAGATATTAACCTTGAAATTCCCCATGTTGCTTATGTTGAAGTTAAAAAAATAGACTCTAAAGCAATTTTATTTACAAATGTAGTAGATAAAAAGAATGGAAAAAAGTTTTTAGAACCTGTTTTAATGAATGTTTTTTGTAATGAAGAGGCTGTTAGGCTTTTCATTGGAGATGCAGATAAAATAGGAGCAGAAATAGAGAGTTTATTAAAAATGAAACCACCTGTTACTTTTAGTGAAAAACTATCAACTTTGGGTAAATTATTCTCACTTAAAAATACTATTCCAAAAAAGTTAAAAACAAAAGGAGAATGTCAAGAAGTTATAAAATTGGGTAGTGATGCAAAATTAAGTGATTTGCCTATTATTACAACTTGGGAACAAGATGGTGGACCATTTATAACTATGGGGCAAGTTTATACTCAAAGTCTAAATGGAGAACTTAAAAATTTAGGAATGTATAGGCTTCAAGTTTATAGTGATAATACTTTAGGAATGCATTGGCAAATTCATAAAGACTCAAATCACTTCTTCCACGAATATAAAAAAGCTGGTAAGAAAATGCCTGTAAGTATTGGTATTGGTGGAGATCCTATGTATATTTGGTGTGGACAAGCTCCACTTCCTATTGGTATTTTTGAATTAATGCTTTATGGTTTTGTAAAAAATAGTCCAGCTAGACTTGTAAAATCTATTACAAATGATATTTATATACCAGAAGATAATGATTATGTAATTGAAGGTTTTGTAGATCCTAGTAAATTAAAAGTAGAGGGACCTTTTGGGGATCATACAGGGTATTATACTTTAGAAGAAGAGTTTCCTTTTATGGAAGTAAGTGCTATTACAAGAAAAAAAGAGCCAGTATTCTTGGCAACAGTTGTAGGGAAACCTCCTCTTGAAGATAAATATATGGGATATGCAACAGAGAGAATTTTTTTACCACTTTTAAGAACAACGGCACCATCATTAATTGATTACTATATGCCTGAAAATGGAGTTTTTCATAATCTAATTTTGGCGAAAATAGATACTTTTTATCCAGGACATGCAAGTCAAATGATGCATGCATTTTGGGGAGTAGGTCAGATGAGTTTTGTAAAACATGCAATTTTTGTTGATATTGATGCTCCAGAACTTACAAATCATGATGAAATAACAAAATATATATTAAATAGAGTAAATATAGATGATATTTTGGTTTCAAAAGGTGCAATAGACCATTTAGACCATACAGCTCCTAAATTTGCAGTTGGTGGAAAATTAGGGATTGATTGTACGCAAGGTGAGATAGCTGAAAGTGGGATTACTATTTTAGAAGATATTGAACTTTTAGAAAAAATGCAAAATATAAGTAAAGAGGTGAAAGCTCTTAAACAGTACTATAAAGATACAAAAAATCCTATTTGTGTTATAAGTGTTGAGAAAACTAGAAGTCAAAAATATCTTTTTGAAGAGTTAAAATCACTCTTTTCACATATAAAAATTTTGGTAATCGTTGATGAAAAAGCAAATGATTTGGAAAATCCTTATATGTTAATTTGGAGAGTAACAAATAATATTGATTCAAATAGGGATTTATATATAGATGGAAATACTCTTTGTCTTGATGCAACAAATAAAAATAGCTTTGATAATTTTCAGCGAAGATGGCCTGATGATGTTGATTGTACAAAAAGTGTAATTGATTCTCTAAGAGAGAGAAAAATTATTGATATAGATGATGAGTTTATTAAAAAATACCAGTTATATTAA
- a CDS encoding NADH-quinone oxidoreductase subunit A: MSLELILASTIFIVIGVVLSLFFVSTKYIGPNNKDSIIKNSVYESGVTNPIGTTKIRFSIKFYLVAISFLLFDVELVYMFPWAINVVELGYAGLVKMFIFMGLLFAGLIYIYKKKALLWD, encoded by the coding sequence ATGTCACTTGAGTTAATCCTAGCTTCTACTATTTTCATTGTAATTGGAGTAGTTTTATCTTTATTTTTTGTCTCAACAAAATATATTGGACCAAATAATAAAGACTCTATAATTAAAAATTCTGTTTACGAAAGTGGGGTTACAAACCCTATAGGAACTACAAAAATAAGATTTTCAATAAAATTTTATTTAGTTGCAATATCATTTTTACTATTTGATGTTGAATTAGTTTATATGTTTCCTTGGGCTATAAATGTAGTAGAACTAGGATATGCTGGATTAGTAAAAATGTTTATCTTTATGGGATTACTATTTGCTGGATTAATCTATATCTATAAGAAAAAGGCTTTATTATGGGATTAG
- a CDS encoding NADH-quinone oxidoreductase subunit B, producing MGLGIESSLGDSIVTTKLDAAVNWGRSYSLWPMAFGTACCGIEFMAVAGAKYDVSRFGAEVVRFSPRQADLLIVAGTISYKQAPILKKIYEQMCEPKWVISMGACACSGGFYDNYATVQGIDQIIPVDEYVAGCPPRPEAVLDAIMRIQEKAQTESVIKDRVKDYKGFLDA from the coding sequence ATGGGATTAGGAATTGAATCAAGTTTAGGCGATAGCATAGTTACAACAAAGCTTGATGCTGCTGTTAATTGGGGGAGATCTTACTCTCTTTGGCCAATGGCATTTGGAACAGCCTGTTGTGGAATTGAGTTTATGGCTGTTGCTGGAGCAAAATATGATGTTTCAAGATTTGGAGCAGAAGTTGTACGTTTTTCACCAAGACAAGCTGATTTATTAATAGTTGCTGGAACTATTTCATATAAACAAGCACCTATTTTGAAAAAAATATATGAGCAAATGTGTGAACCAAAATGGGTTATCTCTATGGGAGCCTGTGCCTGTAGTGGAGGTTTTTACGACAACTATGCAACAGTGCAAGGAATTGATCAAATTATTCCAGTTGATGAATATGTTGCAGGTTGCCCACCAAGACCAGAAGCTGTTCTTGATGCAATTATGAGAATTCAAGAAAAAGCTCAAACTGAATCAGTTATAAAAGATAGAGTTAAAGATTATAAAGGATTTTTAGATGCTTAA
- a CDS encoding NADH-quinone oxidoreductase subunit D, whose amino-acid sequence MLKCDLLIDSKDLRATVLKLKEDDFTILLDVTAIDYLKFPDTTPSRFAVIYIFRTSDFKKEFVLKTFVDDESLEIESIYDLFDSANWGERETYDQYGIKFKNHPNLKRVLNHKQFVGHPLRKDYTITKGQICTETEDLMDEMTPLLESKGYTKEEANDLMLLNVGPSHPASHGTIRNFVAMEGETITACVTEIGYLHRGFEKACEHHTYSQVIPYTDRLNYCSAILNNIGWAKAIEEMLNIEITPRAKTIRVIIGELSRIIDHLVCNAANMVDMGGLTNFWYLFSPRDLAYELLSKLTGARLTNTYTRIGGLEFDLYDGFDKDLENVLKAVEKGIDDALSLIAHNKIFLDRTQDVGVIRPDFALKNGITGPNLRAAGVARDLRKDKPYYGYENFDFDIVIGSHGDVYDRMMCRFEEMIQSIKIIRQAMKNLPDGAINVYAPNIVLPLKKDVYGNIEGLMNQFKLTFEGIMVPKGEYYSSTEAANGELGFFIVSDGSGRPYKVKCRPPCFYSLASYSKIVEGTMLADAVITMASMNFIAGEFDR is encoded by the coding sequence ATGCTTAAATGTGATTTATTAATTGATTCAAAAGATTTAAGAGCTACTGTTTTAAAACTCAAAGAAGATGACTTTACAATTTTATTAGATGTTACAGCTATTGATTATCTAAAATTTCCAGATACTACTCCTAGTCGTTTTGCTGTTATTTATATTTTTAGAACAAGTGATTTTAAAAAGGAGTTTGTTTTAAAAACATTTGTAGATGATGAATCTTTAGAAATAGAGTCTATTTATGACCTCTTTGATTCAGCAAATTGGGGAGAAAGAGAGACTTATGACCAATATGGAATTAAGTTTAAAAATCATCCAAATTTAAAAAGAGTTTTAAATCACAAACAGTTTGTTGGACACCCTTTAAGAAAAGATTACACTATTACAAAAGGGCAAATTTGTACAGAGACTGAAGATTTAATGGATGAGATGACGCCTTTACTTGAATCAAAAGGTTATACAAAAGAGGAAGCTAATGATTTAATGCTTTTAAATGTAGGACCTTCTCATCCAGCATCTCATGGAACTATCAGAAACTTCGTTGCTATGGAAGGTGAAACAATAACTGCTTGTGTTACAGAGATTGGATATTTACATAGAGGTTTTGAAAAAGCCTGTGAACATCACACTTATTCTCAAGTTATTCCTTATACAGATAGATTAAATTATTGTAGTGCTATATTAAATAACATTGGTTGGGCAAAAGCTATCGAAGAGATGCTAAATATTGAGATAACTCCTAGAGCAAAAACAATTAGAGTAATTATTGGTGAGTTAAGTAGAATTATAGATCACCTTGTTTGTAATGCTGCAAATATGGTTGATATGGGTGGACTTACAAATTTCTGGTATCTATTCTCTCCAAGAGATTTAGCATATGAACTACTATCAAAATTAACTGGTGCTAGACTTACAAACACTTATACAAGAATTGGTGGTTTAGAGTTTGATTTATATGATGGTTTTGATAAAGATTTAGAAAATGTTTTAAAAGCTGTTGAAAAAGGTATAGATGATGCGTTATCTTTAATTGCACATAATAAAATTTTCTTAGATAGAACTCAAGATGTAGGTGTTATCAGACCTGATTTTGCACTTAAAAATGGGATTACAGGTCCAAATTTAAGAGCAGCTGGAGTAGCAAGAGATTTAAGAAAAGATAAACCTTACTATGGATATGAAAACTTTGATTTTGATATTGTTATTGGAAGCCATGGAGATGTTTATGACAGAATGATGTGTAGATTTGAAGAGATGATTCAATCTATAAAAATTATTAGACAAGCTATGAAAAACCTTCCTGATGGTGCAATCAATGTATATGCTCCCAATATTGTATTACCTCTAAAAAAAGATGTTTATGGAAATATTGAAGGTTTGATGAATCAATTTAAACTTACTTTTGAGGGAATAATGGTTCCAAAAGGAGAATACTATAGTTCAACAGAAGCTGCAAATGGAGAGTTAGGTTTCTTTATTGTAAGTGATGGAAGTGGAAGACCTTATAAAGTAAAATGTAGACCACCTTGTTTTTATTCACTTGCATCTTATTCAAAAATTGTTGAAGGAACTATGCTTGCTGATGCAGTTATTACAATGGCAAGTATGAATTTTATAGCTGGGGAGTTTGATAGATAA
- a CDS encoding NADH-quinone oxidoreductase subunit NuoE family protein has protein sequence MSSFKYTPQNEAKFQEYASRYPKIDSCMLPALWLVQEQEGWVSPEAMIYVAEKVQKSPMQVYEVATFYTMFNLKPKGKYHIELCKTVSCMIMGAKDLKAYIKETLGLEPGQTSDDGLFTFSEVECQGACGDAPMIALNNVYHGKLTKDKLEKIIWECKNDN, from the coding sequence ATGAGTAGTTTTAAATATACACCACAAAATGAAGCAAAATTTCAAGAATATGCTTCAAGATATCCAAAAATAGACTCTTGTATGCTTCCAGCACTTTGGTTAGTACAAGAACAAGAAGGTTGGGTAAGCCCTGAAGCTATGATTTATGTAGCAGAAAAAGTTCAAAAAAGTCCAATGCAAGTATATGAAGTAGCAACTTTTTATACAATGTTCAACTTAAAACCAAAAGGAAAATACCATATAGAGTTATGTAAAACTGTATCTTGTATGATTATGGGAGCAAAAGATTTAAAAGCATATATAAAAGAGACTTTAGGTCTTGAACCTGGTCAAACAAGTGATGATGGACTTTTTACATTTAGTGAAGTTGAGTGCCAAGGAGCTTGTGGAGATGCTCCTATGATTGCACTAAACAATGTTTATCATGGAAAACTTACAAAAGATAAGTTAGAGAAAATAATTTGGGAGTGTAAAAATGATAACTAG
- the nuoF gene encoding NADH-quinone oxidoreductase subunit NuoF has protein sequence MITRIVSKNFDIPNSHKLEVALANGRYSSIDKLFTMKPEEVTAEVTKSGLRGKGGGGAACGPKWELMPPVDERPRYLIVNGDESEPGTFKDRQIFQYDPHILIEGIICTCWAIQANHAYIYIRGEYKFFIDRLNEAIQEAYKAKIIGDKIMDKYDFKVDITVHRGGGAYICGEKSALIESLEGKRGHPRLKPHGKECEWFYGQPATVNNVETISSVPNIVENGSVGYTKYGTEKSPGTMLFAISGPVKNPGVYEMEYGNKMIDFLNVLGGGMIEGKKLKAIIPGGTSCPILTASEVEKAVLDYESMWDIGSTLGTGGMIVIDEDTSMVEVAKNIIEFYHHESCGQCTPCREGCGWIDKILEKVIKKEAEKKDLQTILDVCNTMNGKTVCVFAPAVKDIIASIVQKFPEEFETYLQK, from the coding sequence ATGATAACTAGAATAGTAAGTAAAAATTTTGATATTCCAAACTCTCATAAACTTGAAGTTGCTCTTGCAAATGGAAGATACTCTTCAATAGATAAACTTTTTACTATGAAACCAGAAGAGGTAACAGCTGAAGTTACAAAATCTGGACTCAGAGGAAAAGGTGGTGGAGGAGCTGCATGTGGTCCAAAATGGGAGCTTATGCCACCAGTTGATGAAAGACCACGATATTTAATAGTAAATGGTGATGAGAGTGAGCCAGGAACTTTTAAAGATAGACAGATTTTTCAATATGACCCACATATTTTAATTGAAGGGATTATCTGTACTTGTTGGGCAATACAAGCAAATCACGCTTATATTTACATAAGAGGTGAATATAAATTTTTTATTGATAGATTAAACGAAGCCATACAAGAAGCTTATAAAGCAAAAATTATTGGTGATAAAATTATGGATAAATATGATTTTAAAGTTGATATTACAGTACATAGAGGTGGTGGAGCCTATATTTGTGGTGAGAAATCTGCCCTTATTGAGTCTTTAGAGGGTAAAAGGGGACACCCAAGATTAAAACCACATGGTAAAGAGTGTGAGTGGTTTTATGGGCAACCTGCAACTGTAAATAATGTTGAAACAATTTCATCTGTTCCAAATATTGTAGAAAATGGCTCAGTTGGTTACACAAAATATGGAACAGAAAAATCTCCAGGAACTATGCTTTTTGCTATTTCTGGACCAGTTAAAAATCCTGGTGTTTATGAGATGGAATATGGAAATAAAATGATTGACTTCTTAAATGTTTTAGGAGGTGGAATGATTGAAGGTAAAAAACTAAAAGCAATTATTCCAGGAGGAACATCATGTCCAATATTAACAGCTTCCGAAGTAGAAAAAGCTGTATTGGATTATGAATCAATGTGGGATATTGGTTCAACTTTAGGTACAGGAGGGATGATAGTAATAGATGAAGATACATCTATGGTTGAAGTAGCAAAAAATATTATTGAATTTTACCACCATGAGTCTTGTGGACAATGTACACCTTGTCGAGAGGGTTGTGGATGGATTGATAAAATTTTAGAAAAAGTTATCAAAAAAGAGGCAGAAAAAAAAGATTTACAAACAATTTTAGATGTTTGTAACACTATGAATGGAAAAACTGTATGTGTTTTTGCACCTGCAGTAAAGGATATTATTGCAAGTATTGTGCAAAAGTTTCCTGAAGAGTTTGAAACATATTTACAAAAATAA
- a CDS encoding citrate synthase has translation MAKNTMTFTDNRSGKSYEYNIIDGTRGPSVVDISTFYKDSGMFTFDPGYTSTAACESKITFIDGENSELRYRGYDIADLAGKHSFLDVSYLLMNGELPTAEISKNLDLEIRHRSFVDEGIIRLFDALPDRAHPMATMGAAAMALSAYYKDHLHLEDEEEFKTMQNRILAKMPTIAAMAYRNSIGTPLIYPDVDRYFTENFLYMLRAYPGGKMKHLADGSNQEITQIEVDALDAILTLHADHEQNASTTTVRNVGSTEAHPYVAIASGISALWGSAHGGANEKVMDQLKLIGDVKNVPSYIAKAKDKNDPFRLMGFGHRVYKNRDPRAETLKGLQDQLREKLNLDSKLLDIAQAVEEAALNDDYFKQRGLYPNIDFYSGVILTALKIPVEMFTPIFVIGRTPGWIAQWAELKRDPKHKIARPRQLYTGK, from the coding sequence ATGGCAAAAAATACAATGACTTTTACTGATAACAGAAGTGGTAAATCATATGAGTACAATATAATTGATGGAACAAGAGGACCTAGTGTTGTTGATATTTCAACTTTTTACAAAGATTCAGGAATGTTTACATTTGACCCTGGATATACTTCAACAGCTGCTTGTGAATCAAAAATTACATTTATAGATGGAGAGAATTCTGAGCTTAGATATAGAGGTTATGATATTGCTGATTTAGCTGGAAAACACTCATTTTTAGATGTTTCTTACCTATTAATGAATGGTGAATTACCAACTGCTGAAATTTCAAAAAACTTAGATTTAGAAATTAGACATAGATCTTTCGTTGATGAAGGAATTATTAGACTTTTTGATGCACTTCCAGATAGAGCTCACCCTATGGCAACAATGGGAGCTGCAGCTATGGCATTATCAGCATACTATAAAGATCACTTACATTTAGAAGATGAAGAAGAGTTTAAAACTATGCAAAATAGAATTCTTGCAAAAATGCCAACAATTGCAGCTATGGCATATAGAAACTCTATTGGAACTCCACTTATCTATCCAGATGTAGATAGATATTTTACTGAAAACTTTTTATATATGCTAAGAGCTTATCCTGGTGGAAAAATGAAACATTTAGCAGATGGTTCAAATCAAGAGATTACTCAAATTGAAGTTGATGCACTTGATGCTATTTTAACTCTTCATGCAGACCACGAGCAAAATGCTTCTACAACAACTGTAAGAAATGTTGGTTCAACAGAAGCTCACCCTTATGTAGCAATTGCATCTGGAATTTCAGCACTTTGGGGTTCAGCTCATGGTGGAGCAAATGAAAAAGTTATGGATCAATTAAAACTAATTGGTGATGTTAAAAATGTACCTTCATATATTGCAAAAGCAAAAGATAAAAATGATCCATTTAGATTAATGGGATTTGGTCATAGAGTTTATAAAAATAGAGACCCAAGAGCTGAAACACTAAAAGGTTTACAAGATCAATTAAGAGAAAAATTAAATCTTGATTCTAAACTTTTAGATATTGCTCAAGCAGTTGAAGAAGCAGCTTTAAATGATGACTACTTTAAACAAAGAGGTTTATACCCAAATATTGACTTCTATTCAGGTGTAATTTTAACAGCTCTTAAAATTCCAGTTGAAATGTTTACTCCAATTTTTGTTATTGGAAGAACTCCAGGATGGATTGCACAATGGGCTGAATTAAAAAGAGATCCTAAACATAAAATTGCAAGACCAAGACAATTATATACAGGTAAATAA